One Bufo gargarizans isolate SCDJY-AF-19 chromosome 3, ASM1485885v1, whole genome shotgun sequence DNA segment encodes these proteins:
- the LOC122931448 gene encoding oocyte zinc finger protein XlCOF29-like: MDRDKDKMAESIINLTLEILFRLTGEDYTVVKKTSSERCQAPVSEGWERTLSPIMEPPLHPLIHEEINREKILELTNKMIELLTGQVPIRLANKPMRDSQESLSFDDLCESRHRLGCPEDKVWGGGWGPHANLC; encoded by the exons ATGGATAGAGACAAGGACAAGATGgcagagagtataataaatctcaccctagagatcctcttccggcttactggagag gactacacagtagtgaagaagacctctagtgagcgctgtcaggcCCCTGTATCTGAAGGATGGGaaagaaccctgagcccaatcatggAGCCTCCActtcaccccctgatacatgaggaaatcaatagagagaagatcctagaactcaccaacaagatgattgagctgctgactggacag gttcctataaggt TGGCAAATAAACCTATGagagatagtcaagagagtctctctTTTGACGATTTGTGTGAGAGCCGTCACCGTTTGGGCTGCCCTGAGGACAAAGTTTGGGGAGGAGGCTGGGGACCCCATGCAAACCTGTGTTAA